GTAGATGACGAACGCGCCGAGGAGCAGGCCGGTCCAGATCATGGTCAGGGCGGAAAAGGTGGTCTTGTCGTTCTGCTTCTTGGCGTAGTCGACCGGACGCGCCGCCTTGTTCTCAAGATAGAGGGTAAACCCTATCCAGATGTGCACCACGAACGCCAGCGCCATCAGCGCCCGGAAAGCGTAGAGGGCCGGAGGAAACACCCGCAGATGCTCGGCATAGGCGTTGAGCCCGTTTTCACCGCCGAAAGTTGTCATGTTGCCCAGCATGTGGGCGACGACGAACAGGACCATGAGCAGGCCCGTTATCGCCATGATAAATTTCTTGCCTAGTGAAGTTTTGTACCATCTCATGGCAACATCCCATCCCTTGTGAAAGAATTTTTACCAACAGAAGAAATTCAGGACTAACATGCAGGGGTTTCGGCCCCATGCTTTCCCGCCGACCACGTTTTGCCAGAACCAGCAGCGGCACCGGGGACTTTCGCCGACATTCCGGCTAAAAACCGTGTGCCAACCGGAGGTCCTCGCCAACCGCTGAAAGATTCCATCGCCTTACCTCCTGGTGAAGGGGTGATTAAAATTCATCACTGCCGCCGACACGATGACGCGACAATTTCCAGCAATGTAAATACAGATTTAAGTAACATTCGCAGCGTATACATGTCAACTCAAAAGTGCACACAGTATACAGTTGTCAAACACCGTTGGGATCCCTCCGGACAGTATCCTGCCCCCGCAAAACCTATGGATTCAGAAACAATATTTTATCCGGACTAAAACCACATCCGGTTGCTTTACCGGCGTATTTCTGTTACGTTCTCGGGGATTCGAGCGCCGCCGCAGCGGGCAGCGGTGCATGGGATTTTGCTCCTCACAACGAGACCCGGAAATTCAAGACATGTTCCGATTCGACCTGCTCTGCACCGACCCCGCCACCGCGGCCCGCCGCGGGCGCCTCACCACTCCGCACGGTGTCATCGAAACACCTATTTTCATGCCGGTCGGCACCCACGCGGCGATGAAGGCGATGACCCCGGCGCAAGTCGGGGAGACCGGTGCCCAGATCATTCTTTCAAACACCTACCACTTGCATCTCAAGCCGGGCGAGGGCCTGATCCAGAAAGCAGGCGGCCTGCACCGCTTCATGAACTGGGAGAAGCCGATCCTCACCGACAGCGGCGGTTTCCAGGTCTTCTCCCTGCCGAAGAAGAAAATCACCGAAACGGGGGTCTTTTTCCGTCACGAGGTGACCGGTGAAGAAATATTTCTTGGCCCGCGCGAAGCAACGGCCATCCAGAACGCCCTCGGCGCCGACATCATCATGGCCTTCGACGAGTGCATCCCCTACCCTTCGACCCACGATTACGCGGCCAGGTCGATCAAGAAGACCCTGCGCTGGGCCGAGGAGTGCCTGAAAAGCCACGGCCGCCCGGACCAGGCCCTGTTCGGCATCGTCCAGGGGAGCGTCTACGAGGATCTGCGTCGCGAGTGTGCCCGGGAGCTGACGGCACTCGATCTCCCCGGCTACGCCATAGGCGGGGTGAGCGTCGGCGAGGGGCTTGAGCTGCTGAAGAAGGTGGTCGACTATACCGCCCCTTTCCTGCCGGCCGACAAACCCCGTTACCTCATGGGCGTGGGGCTGCCCGAAGACATTCTGGAAAGCATCGAGCGCGGGATGGACATGTTCGACTGCGTCATCCCGACCCGCTACGCCCGCAGCGCCACCCTCTTCACCAGCCGCGGCAAGCTGCGTCTCACCCACCGCCGCTATCGGCGCGACTTTTTCCCGGTTGATGCCGCCTGCGACTGCTACTGCTGCCGCAACTTCACCCGCGCTTACCTGCACCACCTCTACAACGCCAATGAGATTCTCTCGGCGATCCTGGCGGCGATTCACAACGTTCGCTTCTACCTGGGCATGATGGAGGGGGCACGGCGGGCTATCGAGGCTGGGGACTTCAGAGCGTACAAGGAGGAATTCCTCGGCCGCTACGGTTTTGGCAAGGAAGAGGAATAAGTCCAAGGTCCCGAGTCACGGGGCCAACGGATCCTGATGATTTTAGAATTGTGGGCCTTGGACTCGGAACTTTGCACCCGGGGTTTTGCAATGGTTGAAGAAAAGCCGGCCGGCCACCTCGACTTGTCCCTGGCGCGGCGCCTGCACAAGGCCCTCAACGCTGACCCGGATGGGCTGTTCCAGGTCATTCAGGACCCAGCACCGGAAGTTCTGCGTACGGCCTTGAAGAACCCACACCTTGGCGAAGAACACCTGCTCGCCCTGCTCAAACG
Above is a window of Desulfuromonadales bacterium DNA encoding:
- a CDS encoding succinate dehydrogenase cytochrome b subunit; translated protein: MRWYKTSLGKKFIMAITGLLMVLFVVAHMLGNMTTFGGENGLNAYAEHLRVFPPALYAFRALMALAFVVHIWIGFTLYLENKAARPVDYAKKQNDKTTFSALTMIWTGLLLGAFVIYHLLHFTLHAIPGVVTGEDAMGRFNVFGMVTAAFQQFPTAIVYVVAMVILLLHLRHGIQSFFQSLGLTNDSTQPPLVTCGRWTAGVVAIGFLIIPVLIFFRAIGG
- the tgt gene encoding tRNA guanosine(34) transglycosylase Tgt — encoded protein: MFRFDLLCTDPATAARRGRLTTPHGVIETPIFMPVGTHAAMKAMTPAQVGETGAQIILSNTYHLHLKPGEGLIQKAGGLHRFMNWEKPILTDSGGFQVFSLPKKKITETGVFFRHEVTGEEIFLGPREATAIQNALGADIIMAFDECIPYPSTHDYAARSIKKTLRWAEECLKSHGRPDQALFGIVQGSVYEDLRRECARELTALDLPGYAIGGVSVGEGLELLKKVVDYTAPFLPADKPRYLMGVGLPEDILESIERGMDMFDCVIPTRYARSATLFTSRGKLRLTHRRYRRDFFPVDAACDCYCCRNFTRAYLHHLYNANEILSAILAAIHNVRFYLGMMEGARRAIEAGDFRAYKEEFLGRYGFGKEEE